One Antarctobacter heliothermus DNA segment encodes these proteins:
- the polA gene encoding DNA polymerase I: MASTFGKGCHLHLIDGSAYIFRAFHALPPLTRKSDGLPIGAVSGFCNMLHRYVEGNTGPDAPTHVAVIFDKGSHTFRNDMYDLYKANREAMPEDLRPQIPLTRRATEAFNIACKEIEGFEADDIMATLACRAREAGGRVTILSSDKDLMQLVGDGVEMLDPMKNKRIDREGVMEKFGVGPERVVDVQALAGDSVDNVPGAPGIGIKTAALLINEFGSLEELLDRAEEIKQPKRRQTLIEKREQIELSKKLVQLDEGMDLPFTLDDLEVRDPVPENLLGFLSEMEFRTLTKRIADGLGVEAPVMPDTTPEGANPRSEDPDWPAIDPDRYETVGDLAALQVWIDRANERGTVAFDTETTGLNEMTCDLVGISLCIDPGSACYIPLIHRAESGEGLFGSDELAEGQIPLEQALAALKPLLEDPAVMKIGQNMKYDAKVMARYGVQIAPIDDTMLMSYAMNSGLHNHGMDALAERYLSHTPIPIKEIIGSGKSQITFDLVPIDKATRYAAEDADVTLRLARVFKPQLHVARVTRVYEGLERPLVPVLAQMEMTGIKVDRDVLNSMSNAFAQKMVQLEEEIHELAGEKFNVGSPAQLGEILFDKMSLEGGKRGKNGKYSTGADILEDLATEHELPRRVLDWRQLSKLKSTYTDALQEHINPDTGRVHTSYVQTGANTGRLASTDPNLQNIPVRSEEGRRIRTAFIAPEGHVLVSLDYSQIELRILAQMAEIDALKQAFREGQDIHAMTASEMFNVPLDEMTPDIRRQAKAINFGVIYGISGFGLARNLRIPRAEAQGFIDRYFERFPGIRAYMDATVEFAKEHKRVETLFGRQIHTPEIAAKGPRAGFAKRAAINAPIQGTAADIIRRAMIRMPDAIKGLPAKMLLQVHDELLFEVEEGAVDDLIGVARGIMENACDPVLKLDVPLVVDAGQGANWAEAH; this comes from the coding sequence ATGGCCAGCACTTTCGGCAAGGGATGCCACCTGCATCTGATCGACGGATCGGCCTATATCTTTCGCGCCTTCCACGCGCTGCCGCCGCTGACGCGCAAATCCGACGGGCTGCCCATCGGGGCGGTTTCGGGCTTTTGCAACATGCTGCACCGCTATGTTGAGGGCAACACCGGCCCGGATGCGCCGACCCATGTGGCGGTGATCTTTGACAAGGGCAGCCACACCTTTCGCAACGACATGTACGATTTGTACAAGGCCAACCGTGAGGCGATGCCAGAGGATCTGCGCCCGCAGATCCCGCTGACCCGCCGCGCGACAGAGGCATTCAACATCGCCTGCAAAGAGATCGAAGGCTTTGAGGCCGACGACATCATGGCCACGCTGGCCTGCCGCGCGCGTGAGGCGGGTGGTCGGGTGACGATCCTGTCGTCGGACAAGGATCTGATGCAGCTTGTCGGCGACGGCGTGGAAATGCTTGACCCGATGAAGAACAAGCGCATCGACCGCGAAGGGGTGATGGAAAAGTTTGGCGTCGGCCCGGAACGGGTGGTGGATGTGCAGGCCTTGGCCGGGGATTCGGTCGATAACGTGCCGGGCGCGCCGGGCATCGGGATCAAGACGGCGGCGTTGTTGATCAATGAATTCGGATCGCTTGAGGAACTCTTGGACCGGGCCGAAGAGATCAAGCAGCCCAAGCGTCGCCAGACCCTGATCGAAAAGCGCGAACAGATCGAGCTGTCGAAAAAGCTGGTGCAACTGGATGAGGGCATGGACCTGCCCTTTACGCTGGATGACCTTGAGGTGCGCGACCCGGTGCCGGAGAACCTGCTGGGGTTCCTGTCAGAGATGGAGTTCCGCACCCTGACCAAGCGGATTGCCGATGGTCTGGGCGTTGAGGCACCGGTGATGCCCGACACCACGCCGGAGGGGGCAAATCCGCGGTCTGAGGACCCGGATTGGCCCGCCATCGACCCCGACCGCTATGAGACGGTTGGCGATCTGGCGGCTTTGCAGGTCTGGATTGACCGCGCCAATGAGCGCGGCACCGTGGCGTTCGACACCGAAACGACGGGCCTGAATGAGATGACCTGCGATCTGGTGGGGATTTCGCTGTGTATTGATCCCGGTTCCGCCTGTTACATCCCGCTGATCCACCGGGCCGAATCCGGTGAGGGGCTGTTTGGGTCGGATGAACTGGCCGAGGGGCAGATTCCGCTGGAGCAGGCGCTTGCCGCGCTCAAGCCGCTGCTGGAAGACCCGGCGGTGATGAAAATCGGCCAGAACATGAAGTACGACGCCAAGGTCATGGCGCGGTACGGGGTTCAGATTGCGCCGATTGATGACACAATGCTGATGTCCTACGCGATGAATTCCGGCCTGCACAATCACGGGATGGACGCGCTGGCAGAACGCTATCTGTCGCACACGCCGATCCCGATCAAAGAGATCATTGGCAGCGGCAAAAGCCAGATCACCTTTGATCTGGTGCCCATCGACAAGGCGACGCGCTATGCGGCCGAGGATGCGGATGTGACACTGCGGCTGGCGCGGGTGTTCAAGCCGCAACTGCATGTCGCCCGCGTGACGCGGGTGTATGAGGGGCTGGAGCGCCCGCTGGTGCCGGTGTTGGCGCAGATGGAAATGACCGGTATCAAGGTGGATCGCGATGTGCTGAACAGCATGTCCAACGCTTTCGCTCAGAAGATGGTGCAGCTGGAGGAAGAGATTCACGAGCTGGCGGGGGAAAAGTTCAACGTCGGCTCGCCCGCGCAATTGGGCGAAATCCTGTTCGACAAGATGAGCCTAGAGGGCGGCAAGCGCGGCAAGAACGGCAAGTATTCCACCGGCGCGGATATCCTTGAGGATCTGGCGACGGAACATGAACTGCCGCGCCGGGTGCTGGACTGGCGGCAATTGTCCAAGCTGAAATCGACCTACACGGATGCCTTGCAGGAGCACATCAACCCGGACACCGGGCGGGTGCATACGTCCTATGTCCAGACCGGCGCCAACACCGGGCGTCTGGCGTCGACCGATCCGAATTTGCAGAACATCCCAGTGCGATCTGAGGAGGGGCGGCGCATCCGAACGGCGTTTATCGCGCCCGAGGGGCATGTGCTGGTGTCGCTGGACTACAGCCAGATCGAGTTGCGGATTCTGGCGCAGATGGCCGAGATTGACGCGCTGAAACAGGCGTTCCGCGAGGGGCAGGACATCCACGCGATGACAGCGTCCGAGATGTTCAACGTGCCGCTGGACGAGATGACGCCGGATATCCGGCGGCAGGCCAAGGCGATCAACTTTGGCGTGATTTACGGGATTTCCGGCTTTGGTCTGGCGCGGAATTTGCGGATTCCGCGGGCCGAGGCGCAAGGGTTCATCGACCGGTACTTTGAGCGTTTCCCCGGTATCCGCGCCTATATGGATGCCACGGTGGAATTCGCCAAGGAGCACAAGCGGGTGGAGACGCTGTTCGGGCGGCAGATCCACACGCCCGAGATTGCCGCCAAGGGGCCGCGTGCGGGCTTTGCCAAGCGGGCCGCGATCAACGCGCCGATTCAGGGGACGGCGGCGGATATCATCCGGCGCGCGATGATCCGGATGCCCGATGCCATCAAGGGGCTGCCCGCCAAGATGCTGTTGCAGGTCCACGACGAACTGCTGTTCGAGGTCGAGGAAGGCGCGGTGGACGATCTGATCGGCGTCGCGCGCGGGATCATGGAAAACGCCTGTGATCCGGTGCTAAAGCTGGACGTGCCGTTGGTGGTGGATGCGGGTCAGGGCGCCAACTGGGCCGAGGCGCACTAG
- a CDS encoding histidine triad nucleotide-binding protein — MAYTYDPENIFAKILTGDIPNKTVLETEHTLAFRDIYPQAPVHVLVIPKGPYVCYDHFAQDASDAEILDFTRTVGEVCKMEGLEADGFRLIANAGVNGVQEVPHLHVHILSGRPLGRMLDKA; from the coding sequence ATGGCCTATACCTACGATCCCGAGAACATTTTTGCGAAGATCCTGACGGGGGATATCCCCAACAAAACGGTGCTGGAGACAGAGCACACGCTGGCCTTTCGTGATATCTATCCGCAGGCGCCGGTGCATGTGCTGGTGATCCCCAAGGGGCCTTATGTCTGCTATGACCATTTCGCACAGGATGCCTCGGACGCCGAGATCCTCGATTTTACCCGTACCGTGGGCGAGGTCTGCAAGATGGAGGGGTTGGAGGCGGACGGTTTCCGTCTGATCGCCAACGCCGGCGTCAACGGCGTGCAGGAGGTGCCGCACTTGCATGTGCATATCCTGTCGGGCCGCCCACTGGGCCGGATGCTGGACAAGGCGTGA
- a CDS encoding ABC transporter ATP-binding protein: MDNRQGDAAIRIDGLTKTYAGGKQALKGIDLTVPAGSVFGLLGPNGAGKSTLINILAGLVIKTSGKVDIWGWDQDRNPRQSRASIGVMPQELNLDPFFTPRDALEVQAGLYGVPKAQRRSDEILEMVGLTDKAGAYARTLSGGMRRRLLLAKALVHSPQVLVLDEPTAGVDIELRQMLWQNVRRLNKDRGMTIILTTHYLEEAEEMCDEIAIINHGQKVAQDSTVNLLGRLDARTMVINPETAPDTLPDAPGIDAEERPDGSLALTYRSTRTSAQDVLNAVQAADIRIRDLRTEEPDLEDVFLALTRSTAT, encoded by the coding sequence TTGGACAACAGACAGGGCGACGCAGCCATCCGCATCGACGGACTGACCAAGACGTACGCAGGCGGCAAGCAGGCGCTGAAAGGCATCGACCTGACCGTGCCCGCGGGATCGGTCTTTGGCCTGCTCGGGCCAAACGGTGCCGGGAAATCCACGTTGATCAACATTCTCGCCGGGCTGGTGATCAAGACCAGTGGCAAGGTGGACATCTGGGGCTGGGATCAGGACCGCAACCCACGGCAAAGCCGCGCGTCCATCGGCGTCATGCCGCAGGAGCTGAACCTCGACCCGTTCTTTACCCCGCGCGACGCGCTGGAGGTGCAGGCCGGCCTGTATGGCGTGCCCAAGGCGCAGCGCCGCTCTGACGAGATCCTGGAAATGGTCGGCCTGACCGACAAGGCCGGGGCCTATGCCCGCACGCTGTCCGGCGGGATGCGGCGACGCCTGCTACTAGCCAAGGCGCTGGTACACAGCCCGCAGGTGCTGGTGCTGGACGAACCCACCGCCGGGGTTGACATCGAATTGCGCCAGATGTTGTGGCAGAACGTCCGCCGCCTGAACAAGGACCGCGGCATGACCATCATCCTGACCACCCACTACCTCGAAGAGGCCGAGGAAATGTGCGATGAAATCGCCATCATCAACCACGGCCAGAAAGTAGCGCAGGACAGCACCGTCAACCTGCTCGGTCGTCTTGACGCGCGCACCATGGTGATCAACCCTGAAACCGCACCTGACACCCTGCCAGACGCGCCGGGAATCGACGCCGAAGAACGCCCCGATGGCAGCCTCGCGCTGACCTATCGCTCAACCCGGACCAGCGCCCAGGATGTGCTTAATGCCGTACAGGCAGCAGACATCCGCATCCGCGACCTGCGCACAGAAGAACCCGATCTGGAGGATGTCTTTCTCGCGCTGACCCGCAGCACCGCCACCTGA
- a CDS encoding sulfotransferase family protein: MGFPGTWMTESESVVYRVVPKCACSTIGQILYYSDHGTFFDGDIHDAQNGLHKWALEASQPIITANVKTRSAYAFTCVRNPYTRILSSFFDKICGIQRNGKRYRGNLVPLLIQKYGIEVGDAPDFEFDQIRSFRRFLLFARDTIRWRRPMEPDIHWSGMSGHVGTFIVNGGLYNKIVWTETFDEGMQQVLDNIQTRHPVDLSAIPRFNESEGHGPKRAHPVEDYFDDMSMHLIKEMYGRDFDLFKYDFDNPGNKLPIGEIDLDEVHAKLGD; the protein is encoded by the coding sequence ATGGGATTTCCGGGCACTTGGATGACCGAGAGCGAAAGCGTCGTGTACCGCGTCGTGCCGAAATGCGCCTGCTCGACGATCGGACAGATCCTGTATTATTCCGACCACGGCACTTTTTTTGACGGCGACATTCACGACGCGCAGAACGGCCTGCACAAATGGGCGCTGGAGGCCAGCCAACCCATCATCACAGCCAATGTCAAGACACGCTCAGCCTATGCGTTTACCTGCGTGCGCAACCCCTACACCCGCATCCTGTCCAGCTTTTTTGACAAGATCTGCGGCATCCAGCGCAACGGCAAACGCTATCGCGGCAACCTTGTGCCGCTGCTGATCCAGAAGTACGGGATCGAGGTGGGCGACGCCCCAGATTTCGAGTTTGACCAGATCCGCAGCTTTCGCCGGTTTCTGCTGTTCGCCCGCGACACCATCCGCTGGCGCCGCCCGATGGAGCCGGACATTCACTGGTCCGGCATGTCCGGCCATGTGGGCACCTTTATCGTCAACGGTGGCCTCTACAACAAGATCGTCTGGACAGAGACGTTTGACGAGGGAATGCAACAAGTGCTGGACAATATCCAAACGCGGCACCCAGTCGATCTATCGGCAATCCCCCGGTTCAACGAATCCGAAGGTCACGGACCGAAACGCGCACATCCGGTCGAAGATTATTTCGACGACATGTCGATGCACCTGATCAAGGAAATGTACGGCCGCGATTTCGATCTGTTCAAATACGACTTCGACAATCCGGGCAACAAGCTGCCCATCGGCGAGATCGATCTGGATGAGGTCCACGCCAAACTGGGCGACTGA
- a CDS encoding pirin family protein has protein sequence MTFRPVLSQSHAQPTMEGAGVHLHRVFGFGDTAETDPFLLLDDFRNDDPAQYARGFPWHPHRGIETITYVLEGEVTHGDSLGNEGVLGAGSVQWMTAGSGILHQEMPRGNAAGQMHGFQLWANLPSSLKMTGPRYQDIQGADIPEIIDDDGTRVKIITGGFWGKRGPVDGIAADPLYLDVSVAPGVTKVLPVDTRANAFAYVFAGAGRFAEASAPVGVRVEKEFGGQEVNIRDLSGNRTLVKFGNGDEVKVTAGAEGVRFLLVAGKPIQEPVAWRGPIVMNTQKELQQAMKDLRNGTFIQPAH, from the coding sequence ATGACCTTCCGACCTGTTCTTTCACAGTCCCACGCGCAGCCCACGATGGAGGGCGCAGGTGTGCATCTGCACCGCGTTTTTGGTTTCGGCGATACAGCTGAGACCGATCCGTTTCTGTTGCTGGATGATTTCCGCAATGACGATCCGGCCCAATATGCGCGCGGTTTTCCCTGGCATCCGCATCGTGGGATCGAGACGATCACCTATGTGCTGGAAGGTGAGGTTACCCACGGCGACTCTCTGGGCAATGAGGGTGTGTTGGGGGCCGGGTCCGTTCAGTGGATGACGGCCGGATCAGGCATCCTGCATCAAGAGATGCCGCGCGGAAACGCTGCCGGGCAGATGCATGGCTTTCAACTGTGGGCGAACCTGCCGTCTTCGTTGAAGATGACGGGCCCGCGTTATCAGGACATTCAGGGCGCGGATATCCCTGAGATCATCGACGACGACGGCACGCGGGTGAAGATCATCACCGGCGGGTTCTGGGGCAAGCGGGGGCCGGTGGATGGTATCGCCGCCGATCCTTTGTATCTGGACGTGTCGGTGGCCCCCGGTGTGACCAAGGTTTTGCCGGTGGATACGCGGGCCAATGCCTTTGCCTATGTGTTTGCCGGGGCGGGTCGCTTTGCCGAGGCATCGGCCCCCGTTGGGGTGCGTGTTGAAAAAGAGTTCGGCGGGCAGGAGGTGAACATCCGTGACCTTTCCGGCAACCGGACGCTGGTGAAATTCGGCAACGGGGATGAGGTCAAGGTGACGGCAGGGGCTGAGGGCGTGCGGTTCCTTTTGGTGGCCGGCAAGCCCATTCAAGAGCCTGTGGCATGGCGTGGGCCGATCGTGATGAACACGCAAAAAGAGCTGCAACAGGCGATGAAAGACCTGCGCAACGGCACCTTTATTCAGCCCGCCCATTAG
- a CDS encoding adenosine kinase, with the protein MKKFQVVGIGNAVVDVIARTEDDFLADMGIEKGIMQLIERDRAEQLYGAMGNRVQTPGGSVANTIAGLGNLKARTAFIGRVADDDLGIFYASAMSNEGIAFVNDPVAGGELPSSRSMIFVSPDGERSMNTYLGISAELGPEDVSEDVAGEAEYLFLEGYLFDKDKGKEAFLKAARACKAAGGKPGIAISDPFCVERHRDDFLTLIENEMDFVIGNEDEIRSLYQNDDLEADLRAVGAICPLVVCTRSGDGVTILHEGTRIDVGVEKIVPVDATGAGDQFAAGFLYGLATGADMEKAARMGSAAAREVISHMGPRPEANLQDLFRAEGLL; encoded by the coding sequence ATGAAGAAATTCCAGGTTGTCGGCATCGGCAACGCCGTCGTCGACGTGATCGCCCGCACCGAAGATGACTTTCTGGCAGACATGGGGATCGAGAAAGGCATCATGCAACTGATCGAGCGTGACCGCGCCGAACAGCTGTACGGTGCCATGGGCAACCGGGTGCAGACCCCCGGCGGATCGGTCGCCAACACCATCGCTGGTCTGGGCAACCTCAAGGCGCGCACCGCCTTTATCGGGCGCGTGGCGGATGACGATCTGGGCATCTTTTACGCCTCCGCCATGAGCAATGAGGGCATCGCCTTTGTGAATGATCCGGTGGCGGGCGGCGAACTGCCTAGCTCGCGCAGCATGATCTTTGTCTCGCCCGATGGCGAACGCTCGATGAACACCTACCTTGGCATCTCCGCCGAACTCGGCCCCGAAGACGTGTCCGAAGATGTCGCCGGTGAGGCGGAATACCTCTTTCTTGAGGGCTACCTGTTCGACAAGGACAAGGGCAAAGAGGCGTTCCTCAAGGCCGCGCGCGCCTGCAAGGCCGCTGGCGGCAAGCCCGGCATCGCCATCTCCGACCCGTTCTGCGTCGAACGTCACCGCGACGATTTCCTGACCCTGATCGAGAACGAGATGGATTTCGTCATCGGCAATGAGGACGAGATCCGCTCTCTTTATCAAAACGACGATCTGGAGGCCGATCTGCGCGCCGTGGGTGCAATCTGCCCGCTGGTGGTCTGCACGCGGTCTGGTGACGGCGTAACCATCCTGCACGAGGGCACGCGCATCGACGTCGGCGTCGAAAAGATCGTGCCAGTCGATGCCACCGGCGCGGGTGACCAGTTCGCTGCCGGTTTCCTCTACGGTCTCGCCACTGGCGCGGACATGGAAAAGGCCGCACGCATGGGCAGCGCCGCCGCGCGTGAGGTCATCAGCCACATGGGCCCCCGCCCAGAGGCAAACCTGCAGGACCTGTTCCGCGCAGAGGGCCTGCTCTGA
- the trhA gene encoding PAQR family membrane homeostasis protein TrhA, which translates to MNSPSQTASASAPITASPRDYSPAELTSDKIVHLAALVLALGAVPVLITMTAVWRGDAAGVVGVTIYGVTLIAMLTASLLYNHVGRPHLSDLFRRIDMSAIHLKIAGTYTPFALLTGTSWGLLTAIWGAAAGAAAVTLINRRLPTGVAVAMCLASGWAVVIGGRDLMGALPLSVIVLMVVGGVLYSAGTPFLLASRLRFHNTIWHSMVVAASIVFFVAVFLCAAMPGVVVAAN; encoded by the coding sequence ATGAACAGCCCAAGTCAGACAGCATCCGCATCCGCACCGATCACCGCCTCGCCGCGCGACTATAGCCCGGCGGAACTGACCAGTGATAAGATCGTGCATCTGGCGGCGCTGGTTCTGGCGCTGGGCGCGGTGCCGGTGCTGATCACCATGACGGCGGTCTGGCGCGGGGATGCCGCCGGGGTTGTCGGCGTGACCATCTACGGCGTGACGCTGATCGCGATGCTGACCGCCTCCCTGCTGTATAATCACGTCGGGCGGCCGCATCTGTCGGACCTGTTCCGGCGGATCGACATGTCGGCCATTCATCTGAAAATCGCGGGCACCTATACACCCTTTGCGCTGCTGACCGGCACCAGTTGGGGCCTGTTGACGGCGATCTGGGGCGCGGCGGCGGGGGCTGCGGCGGTCACCTTGATCAACCGGCGTTTGCCGACAGGGGTGGCGGTGGCCATGTGCCTTGCCTCGGGATGGGCCGTGGTGATCGGGGGGCGCGACCTGATGGGGGCGCTGCCATTGTCGGTGATCGTGCTGATGGTGGTGGGCGGGGTGCTGTATTCCGCCGGGACGCCCTTTTTGCTGGCCTCGCGGCTGCGGTTTCACAACACGATCTGGCATTCCATGGTGGTTGCCGCCTCTATCGTCTTTTTCGTGGCGGTGTTTTTGTGCGCTGCCATGCCGGGCGTCGTGGTGGCGGCGAACTGA
- a CDS encoding zinc-finger domain-containing protein translates to MTTQAPETKIVESFRIACDGGDGALGHPRVWLQIPLETGFVECPYCDAKYVQAGFEGKV, encoded by the coding sequence ATGACGACCCAAGCGCCCGAGACGAAGATTGTCGAGAGCTTTCGCATCGCCTGTGACGGCGGCGACGGGGCCCTTGGGCATCCGCGGGTCTGGTTGCAGATCCCGCTGGAGACCGGCTTTGTCGAATGCCCGTATTGTGACGCGAAATACGTTCAGGCGGGATTCGAAGGCAAGGTCTGA
- a CDS encoding DUF5928 domain-containing protein, giving the protein MAKVAFILLCHKDPDAIIKQAQSLTAVGDYISIHFDARSGAGSFGRIRAALKDNPNVAFAKRIKCGWGEWSLVRATLNAVEAAVDAFPRATHFYMLSGDCMAIKSAEYAHSFLDRRECDYVESFDYFESDWIKTGWREERLVYRHWFNERTQKRRFYAMFEAQRRLGLTRKIPEDIEVMVGSQWWCLRRRTIEAILEFVKKRRDVVRFFASTWIPDETFFQTLVRHLVPGQEIESRTLTFLLFTDYGMPVSFYNDHYDLLLSQDYLFARKISTDASELRRRLGVLYAAEKAQFRISNEGRSLFNFLTERGRTGRRFSPRFWETESSLGRERELLIVICKKWHVAKRLTDRIQQMTNIPCIEYLFNEDSCPLPDLGGIQSTMGKRHRHRRALMRMLYDYYETDRLVICLDPGSLDLLEDFARDRAQTRMLEIECHFSDEYLVGHAMRSGLAGDRTPADTLARLLPTVRNDLLHESDRIRDAKFDNHSSLRETDSRVAHTQAIETFLTVPPSVAEEIVSHDHLFAD; this is encoded by the coding sequence ATGGCAAAAGTTGCCTTCATCCTGCTGTGCCACAAAGATCCTGACGCCATCATCAAACAGGCGCAGAGCCTGACCGCTGTGGGCGACTATATTTCGATCCATTTCGATGCCCGCTCAGGGGCGGGGTCCTTTGGCCGTATCCGCGCCGCGTTGAAGGACAACCCGAATGTCGCCTTTGCCAAGCGGATTAAGTGCGGTTGGGGCGAATGGAGCCTTGTGCGGGCGACCCTGAACGCGGTCGAGGCGGCGGTGGACGCCTTTCCGCGCGCCACCCATTTCTACATGCTGTCCGGCGATTGCATGGCGATCAAATCGGCGGAATACGCCCACAGCTTTTTGGATCGACGCGAGTGCGACTATGTCGAAAGCTTTGACTACTTCGAGTCGGACTGGATCAAGACGGGCTGGCGCGAAGAGCGGCTGGTCTACCGTCACTGGTTCAACGAACGCACGCAGAAGCGCCGGTTTTACGCAATGTTCGAGGCGCAGAGGCGGCTGGGGCTGACCCGGAAAATCCCCGAGGACATAGAGGTTATGGTCGGCAGCCAATGGTGGTGCCTGCGGCGGCGCACCATTGAGGCGATTCTTGAATTCGTCAAAAAACGCCGAGACGTGGTCCGTTTCTTTGCGTCGACATGGATTCCGGATGAGACGTTTTTCCAGACGCTGGTGCGCCATTTGGTGCCCGGGCAGGAGATCGAAAGCCGCACGCTGACCTTTCTGTTGTTCACCGACTACGGGATGCCGGTCAGTTTCTACAACGATCACTACGACCTGCTGTTGAGTCAGGACTATCTGTTCGCCCGCAAGATCAGCACCGACGCCTCTGAATTGCGCCGCCGCCTCGGCGTGCTGTATGCGGCTGAAAAGGCGCAATTCCGCATTTCGAACGAGGGGCGGTCGCTGTTCAATTTCTTGACAGAACGGGGCCGGACCGGGCGGCGGTTTTCGCCCCGCTTCTGGGAAACCGAAAGCTCATTGGGGCGCGAGCGCGAGCTGTTGATCGTGATTTGCAAGAAATGGCATGTGGCCAAACGGCTGACCGACCGTATCCAGCAGATGACCAACATCCCCTGCATCGAATACCTGTTCAACGAAGACAGTTGTCCGCTACCCGATCTGGGGGGCATTCAGTCGACCATGGGCAAACGGCATCGCCACCGCCGCGCGTTGATGCGGATGCTGTATGATTACTATGAAACCGACCGGCTGGTGATTTGTCTGGATCCCGGCAGTCTGGACTTGCTGGAGGATTTCGCCCGCGACCGGGCGCAGACCCGGATGTTGGAGATCGAGTGCCACTTTTCCGATGAGTATCTTGTTGGTCATGCGATGCGCTCAGGTCTTGCCGGGGACCGGACACCAGCGGACACGCTGGCGCGGTTGTTGCCCACGGTTCGTAACGATCTGCTGCACGAAAGCGATCGCATCCGGGATGCGAAGTTCGACAATCATTCCAGCTTGCGTGAAACGGATTCGCGTGTGGCCCATACGCAGGCGATTGAAACGTTCCTGACGGTGCCGCCCAGCGTCGCCGAAGAGATCGTGTCGCATGATCATCTTTTCGCGGACTGA
- a CDS encoding S8 family serine peptidase produces the protein MTRYILLRDPTGNWRRSPVPLAGGIAPQDPDAPAAPVVETADLSPQEVRDTIDDPTLLTLQPAMCTRLIAPEPMDELRSADAVPGWGLRAIGADWTPSSGAGVRVALLDTGIDAHHPVFSGIDVTAQDFAGTGIADANGHGTHVAATVLGRDLGGTRVGVARGVTDLLVAKALADNGRGRSEDFFQAMLWALRSKADIIGFALAFDVPGQIDALTEEGYPTALATLAAVHAYRGNLRICEVLLQMIAGDQAPLLLGAVGNDCLRTITPEFETGPSAPAAAAGVLAIGACGPDEAGLSPAPFSNVGAALLAPGAGIISAGLGGGLRTLNGTSMALAHAVGIAALWVEQMRKEDTPVTAQTLAAKLIGTATRAPLGPRASSVECGHGLVQAPKGALE, from the coding sequence ATGACGCGGTACATCCTTCTTCGCGACCCGACCGGGAACTGGCGGCGCTCGCCCGTGCCGCTGGCAGGGGGGATCGCGCCGCAGGACCCGGACGCCCCTGCCGCGCCGGTGGTCGAGACCGCCGATCTGTCGCCGCAAGAGGTGCGGGATACCATTGATGATCCCACCTTGCTGACGCTCCAGCCCGCGATGTGTACCCGTTTGATCGCGCCAGAGCCGATGGATGAACTGCGCTCTGCCGACGCCGTACCCGGCTGGGGTCTGCGCGCCATCGGCGCGGACTGGACACCGTCCAGCGGTGCGGGCGTGCGGGTTGCCCTGCTGGACACCGGCATTGACGCGCACCACCCGGTTTTTTCCGGGATCGACGTCACGGCACAGGACTTTGCCGGGACCGGTATTGCCGATGCCAATGGCCACGGCACCCACGTCGCGGCCACTGTGCTCGGCCGCGATCTGGGCGGCACGCGGGTCGGCGTCGCCCGCGGTGTCACCGACCTTTTGGTCGCCAAGGCGCTGGCCGACAATGGCCGTGGCCGGTCCGAGGATTTCTTTCAGGCGATGCTTTGGGCGCTCCGGTCCAAGGCCGACATCATCGGTTTTGCACTGGCTTTCGATGTGCCCGGCCAGATTGATGCACTGACTGAAGAGGGCTATCCCACCGCGCTGGCCACATTGGCCGCCGTCCACGCCTATCGCGGCAACCTGCGGATCTGCGAAGTATTGTTGCAGATGATCGCGGGCGATCAGGCCCCCTTGCTGCTGGGCGCGGTGGGCAACGACTGCCTGCGCACCATCACGCCAGAGTTTGAAACCGGCCCGTCGGCCCCGGCGGCGGCGGCGGGTGTGCTGGCAATTGGCGCTTGTGGTCCGGATGAGGCCGGGTTGTCACCCGCCCCCTTTTCCAACGTTGGCGCGGCGCTACTGGCCCCCGGTGCGGGAATCATCTCCGCCGGTCTGGGCGGCGGTCTGCGCACCCTCAACGGCACCTCCATGGCGCTGGCCCATGCGGTGGGGATTGCCGCGCTCTGGGTCGAGCAGATGCGCAAGGAGGACACGCCTGTGACCGCACAGACGCTGGCCGCCAAACTGATCGGCACGGCCACCCGCGCGCCCCTTGGCCCGCGCGCATCCAGTGTCGAGTGCGGACACGGCTTGGTGCAGGCCCCGAAAGGGGCGCTGGAGTAA